DNA from Armatimonadota bacterium:
GGCGCCCTGCTGGAGCGCCTGGGGTTGTGGGAGTTCCGCCGCCTGTGCGCGCGTGACTACTCCCGCGGCATGGCGCAGAAGCTGGCGCTGGCGCGGGCCCTGCTGCACCGGCCGGCGCTGCTGATCCTGGACGAACCGGTCTCCGGCCTCGACCCGCAGGGGGTGGTGGAGGTGCGGCGGCTCCTCCTGGAGCTGAACGAGGCCGGGGTGACCATCCTCATCTCCTCTCACCTCCTCTCCGAGGTCGAGCGCACCGCCCACCGGGTCGGGATCATGCACCGCGGCCGCCTGCTGCGGCAGGGGCCGCTGTCGGCCCTACGCCTGGAGGGCGGCCGGGCCGTGGAGATCGAGGTGGCCCACCCCGCGCCGCACCTGGGCACGGTACTGGCGGCGCTGCCCTACGTCGGGCGCGTGGAGAGCGAGGGTCGGCGGCTGCTCGTCACCACGCTGGACGGGGAGGACCGGCGGGCGGCGCTCTCCCGGGCCGTGGCTGACGCCGGCGGGGTGATCGTGGGGATGCGCGTGCGTGAGCGGACGCTAGAGGAGACCTTCTTGCAGGTGACGGAGGCCGACGTCGACCGATGGGCATCCTCGCCTCCCGGCGGGTGATCCCCGCCGCCCCGGATCGGTGGCTGCGCTGGCCGCCTGTCGCGGCGATGGTCCGCCTCGACCTGCTGACGGCCCTCACCAGCCTCACCCCTTACGCCACGGCCGCGGCGGTGCTGGCCCTGGCCGCCCTGCTGCTGCAGAACGACCTGCACCGGATCCGTGAGGACGGCCTGCTCGTGCGCGGGGAGCCCTTCACCCTGCCGCTGGCGGCGGCGGGGGTGCTGCTGGCCGTCGTCCTGGCCACCTGGGCGGCGCTGGCGGTGGCGCGCGACCGCGAGCAGGGCGCGGTGGAGCTGCTCTGCTACGGTCCCGTCAGCCCGGCGGCCTACCTGCTGGCGCGGCTGGCCGGCC
Protein-coding regions in this window:
- a CDS encoding ABC transporter ATP-binding protein codes for the protein METRGLTRRYGDLVAVRDLDLRVEVGEIYGFLGPNGAGKTTTLLMLLGVVAPSAGRVFLWGRPLEADPLGLRARIGVVGEHDYVHDHLTGEEYLRFFAALYGVPDPAARVGALLERLGLWEFRRLCARDYSRGMAQKLALARALLHRPALLILDEPVSGLDPQGVVEVRRLLLELNEAGVTILISSHLLSEVERTAHRVGIMHRGRLLRQGPLSALRLEGGRAVEIEVAHPAPHLGTVLAALPYVGRVESEGRRLLVTTLDGEDRRAALSRAVADAGGVIVGMRVRERTLEETFLQVTEADVDRWASSPPGG